A part of Bacillus thuringiensis genomic DNA contains:
- the pheT gene encoding phenylalanine--tRNA ligase subunit beta translates to MFVSYRWLQEYVDIKDVTAQELADKITKSGIEVEGVEVLNKGVKGVVVGHVLECEKHPEADKLSKCLIDIGEEEPVQIICGAANIAKGLKVPVAKVGAVLPGNFKIKKAKLRGEASHGMVCALQELGIDGKLVSKEYADGIFIFPSDAEVGADALEILNLHDEVLELGLTPNRADCLNMLGVAYEVAAIYGREVKLPAIDLQETAEKTSDYISVSVEAKEENPLYIAKMVKNVKIGPSPIWMQTRLMAAGIRPISNVVDITNYILMEYGQPLHAFDYDKLGSKEIVVRLAKEGEKIETLDDQERTLQSHHLVITNGTKALAVAGVMGGADSEVTNETVNVLIESAYFAGQTVRRTSKDLGLRSESSARFEKGIDPTRTFEAIQHAAALMAKYAGGEALEGVVEADNLQVQERTVSVTAEKVNRVLGTDISASEMGTMFTNLKFPFTEVEGTFHVNVPARRPDITISEDLVEEVGRLYGYDHIPVTLPSGTMTRGKLTAAQTKRRKVRRFLEGAGLYEAITYSLTSADKAKQYMVESNEKAPVNLALPMSEERSQLRLSLVPQLLEAVSYNVARKNDSVALYEVGSVFLPTEAGELPKEEQHLAGVMTGLALHHAWQGEKKVVDFFVVKGVLEGLFDVLGVSNQITYAPAKREGMHPGRTADIVLDGEVIGFIGQLHPEAEKQLDVKNTFVFELSLVKVFGADAEETYYSAIPRFPSMTRDMAVVVTKETKAGEMKQVIAEAGGELLKDVALFDLYEGEKMEEGKKSLAFSMTYFDAERTLTDEEVTEAHNRVLTTVEEKFGAELRK, encoded by the coding sequence ATGTTCGTATCATATCGTTGGTTACAAGAGTATGTAGATATTAAAGATGTAACAGCACAAGAACTAGCAGACAAAATCACGAAAAGTGGTATTGAAGTAGAAGGTGTTGAAGTATTAAATAAAGGTGTAAAAGGTGTTGTAGTTGGTCACGTATTAGAATGTGAAAAACACCCAGAAGCTGATAAATTAAGCAAATGCTTAATCGATATTGGTGAAGAAGAACCAGTTCAAATTATTTGTGGAGCTGCTAACATTGCAAAAGGTTTAAAAGTACCAGTTGCAAAAGTTGGCGCTGTACTTCCTGGTAATTTCAAAATCAAAAAAGCAAAACTACGTGGTGAAGCTTCTCACGGTATGGTTTGTGCTCTTCAAGAGCTTGGCATTGACGGAAAGTTAGTTTCAAAAGAATATGCAGATGGTATCTTCATCTTCCCAAGTGACGCTGAAGTTGGTGCAGATGCACTTGAAATTTTAAACTTACATGATGAAGTACTTGAGCTTGGTTTAACACCAAACCGTGCAGATTGCTTAAATATGTTAGGTGTTGCATATGAAGTAGCTGCTATTTACGGCCGTGAGGTAAAACTTCCAGCTATCGACTTACAAGAAACAGCAGAAAAAACTTCTGATTACATTTCTGTAAGTGTAGAAGCGAAAGAAGAAAATCCATTATACATTGCAAAAATGGTTAAAAACGTAAAGATTGGTCCATCACCAATTTGGATGCAAACTCGCCTTATGGCAGCTGGCATTCGTCCAATTAGCAACGTAGTTGATATTACAAACTACATTTTAATGGAATACGGTCAACCGTTACATGCATTCGATTACGATAAATTAGGTTCAAAAGAAATCGTTGTTCGTCTTGCAAAAGAAGGCGAAAAAATTGAAACGTTAGATGATCAAGAACGTACATTACAAAGCCACCACCTTGTAATTACAAACGGCACAAAAGCTTTAGCTGTTGCTGGTGTAATGGGCGGAGCGGATTCTGAAGTTACAAATGAGACAGTAAACGTTCTAATTGAATCTGCATACTTTGCAGGTCAAACAGTGCGCCGTACATCAAAAGATTTAGGTCTTCGCAGTGAATCAAGTGCACGTTTTGAAAAAGGAATTGATCCAACACGTACATTTGAAGCAATTCAACACGCAGCTGCTTTAATGGCGAAATACGCTGGCGGAGAAGCACTTGAAGGTGTAGTAGAAGCTGATAACTTACAAGTACAAGAGCGTACAGTATCTGTTACTGCTGAAAAAGTAAATCGTGTATTAGGTACAGATATTTCTGCGAGTGAAATGGGTACAATGTTCACAAACTTGAAATTCCCATTCACAGAAGTAGAAGGAACATTCCATGTAAATGTACCAGCACGTCGTCCTGACATTACAATTTCAGAAGACTTAGTAGAAGAAGTGGGCCGCCTATACGGTTATGACCACATTCCAGTTACATTACCTTCTGGAACAATGACTCGTGGTAAATTAACAGCAGCACAAACGAAACGTCGTAAAGTACGTCGCTTCCTAGAGGGTGCTGGTTTATATGAAGCGATCACATATTCATTAACAAGCGCTGATAAAGCGAAGCAATATATGGTTGAGTCAAATGAAAAAGCTCCTGTAAACCTTGCACTTCCAATGAGTGAAGAGCGTAGCCAACTTCGTTTAAGCTTAGTACCGCAACTACTAGAAGCTGTTTCATACAATGTTGCACGTAAAAACGATAGTGTTGCTTTATACGAAGTAGGTTCTGTCTTCTTACCGACAGAAGCAGGAGAACTTCCGAAAGAAGAACAACATCTTGCAGGTGTTATGACAGGTCTTGCTCTTCACCATGCATGGCAAGGTGAGAAGAAAGTAGTAGACTTCTTCGTTGTGAAAGGTGTACTAGAAGGATTATTCGATGTACTTGGCGTTTCAAACCAAATCACTTATGCACCAGCAAAACGTGAAGGTATGCACCCAGGTCGTACAGCTGACATCGTATTAGATGGCGAAGTAATTGGTTTCATCGGTCAATTGCACCCTGAAGCAGAAAAACAATTAGATGTGAAAAATACATTCGTATTCGAACTATCTCTTGTAAAAGTATTCGGTGCAGACGCAGAAGAAACTTACTACTCAGCAATTCCACGTTTCCCATCTATGACACGTGATATGGCTGTTGTCGTAACAAAAGAAACAAAAGCTGGTGAAATGAAGCAAGTCATTGCTGAAGCTGGCGGAGAACTTCTGAAAGACGTAGCGCTATTCGACTTATACGAAGGTGAAAAAATGGAAGAAGGCAAGAAATCACTTGCATTCTCTATGACCTACTTCGATGCAGAACGTACGTTAACAGACGAAGAAGTAACAGAAGCACATAACCGTGTATTAACAACGGTAGAAGAGAAATTTGGTGCGGAGTTACGTAAGTAA
- the pheS gene encoding phenylalanine--tRNA ligase subunit alpha: protein MEARLKELKQKALELIEEAKELKGLNDVRVAYLGKKGPITEVLRGMGKLSAEERPRMGALVNEVREAIQTRLEDKIGNLEKAVIEAKLATETIDVTLPGRPVETGCHHPLTAVVEQIEDVFIGMGYEVAEGTEVEKDYYNFEALNLPKDHPARDMQDTFYITEETLLRTHTSSVQARTMENNKEKGPIKIICPGKVYRRDDDDATHSHQFMQIEGLVIDKNIRMSDLKGTLQVFVKKMFGEDREIRLRPSFFPFTEPSVEMDISCMMCHGKGCGTCKGTGWIEILGAGMVHPNVLEMAGYDSKEYQGFAFGMGAERIAMLKYGVDDIRHFYTNDVRFLQQFKRA from the coding sequence ATGGAAGCACGTTTAAAAGAGCTAAAGCAAAAAGCGTTAGAGCTTATTGAAGAAGCGAAAGAGCTAAAAGGCTTAAACGACGTACGCGTAGCGTATTTAGGTAAAAAAGGCCCAATTACAGAAGTATTACGCGGCATGGGAAAATTATCAGCAGAAGAGCGTCCACGTATGGGAGCATTAGTAAATGAAGTACGTGAAGCGATTCAAACGCGTCTAGAAGACAAAATTGGTAACTTAGAAAAAGCAGTAATTGAAGCGAAATTAGCTACTGAAACAATTGATGTTACACTACCAGGTCGTCCTGTTGAAACAGGTTGTCACCATCCGTTAACAGCTGTTGTTGAGCAAATTGAAGATGTATTCATCGGTATGGGTTATGAAGTAGCTGAAGGAACAGAAGTAGAAAAAGACTACTACAACTTCGAAGCATTAAACTTACCGAAAGATCACCCAGCGCGTGATATGCAAGATACATTCTACATTACAGAAGAAACGTTACTACGTACACATACATCTTCTGTGCAAGCACGTACGATGGAAAATAATAAAGAAAAAGGCCCAATCAAAATTATTTGTCCTGGTAAAGTGTATCGCCGCGATGACGATGATGCGACACATTCACACCAGTTCATGCAAATTGAAGGTCTTGTAATTGATAAAAACATTCGCATGAGTGATTTAAAAGGTACACTACAAGTATTCGTGAAAAAGATGTTCGGTGAAGATCGTGAAATCCGCCTTCGTCCAAGTTTCTTCCCATTCACAGAGCCATCTGTAGAGATGGATATTTCTTGTATGATGTGTCACGGCAAAGGTTGCGGTACTTGTAAAGGAACTGGCTGGATCGAGATTTTAGGCGCAGGTATGGTTCACCCGAACGTACTTGAAATGGCTGGTTATGATTCAAAAGAATATCAAGGTTTCGCATTCGGTATGGGCGCAGAGCGTATCGCAATGTTGAAATACGGCGTAGATGACATTCGTCATTTCTATACAAATGATGTACGTTTCTTACAACAATTCAAACGAGCGTAA
- a CDS encoding TrmH family RNA methyltransferase, which yields MIRQEEREIHIMKNIDSVQNPRVKQWKKLQTKKERDKKGLFFVEGFHLVEEALKAGVVTELIVSDQTDLPKDWIVNDVEMYIVPEAIVKVLRETETTQGVFAVCEKHESEVALADGKFLLLDGLQDPGNLGTIIRTADAAGIHAVVLGEGCVDAYNSKVLRSTQGSIFHLPVVKGNLEEWVDKLKEQHVPVYGTALENGVPYGEVTPVGSFALIVGNEGSGVSQEILAKTDQNLYIPIYGGAESLNVAVAAGVLTYYLQSPVANK from the coding sequence ATGATAAGACAAGAAGAGAGGGAAATACATATTATGAAAAACATTGATTCAGTACAAAACCCGCGTGTAAAGCAGTGGAAAAAGCTGCAGACGAAAAAAGAGCGCGATAAAAAAGGTTTATTTTTTGTAGAAGGATTCCACTTAGTTGAGGAAGCTTTAAAAGCAGGGGTTGTAACAGAACTTATCGTTTCTGATCAGACAGATCTTCCGAAAGATTGGATAGTTAATGATGTGGAAATGTATATCGTGCCTGAAGCAATCGTAAAAGTACTTCGTGAAACAGAAACGACGCAAGGTGTATTTGCTGTTTGTGAGAAACACGAGAGTGAAGTAGCTCTTGCAGATGGAAAATTTCTTTTATTAGATGGTCTTCAAGACCCGGGCAACTTAGGGACAATTATTCGTACAGCTGATGCAGCTGGTATTCATGCCGTTGTGCTTGGAGAAGGATGCGTTGATGCATATAATAGTAAAGTGCTTCGCTCTACACAAGGTTCTATTTTTCATTTGCCAGTTGTAAAAGGTAACTTAGAAGAATGGGTAGACAAGCTAAAAGAACAACACGTTCCTGTATATGGAACAGCTCTTGAAAATGGAGTTCCGTATGGTGAAGTAACACCGGTCGGTAGTTTTGCATTAATTGTAGGAAATGAAGGAAGCGGCGTAAGCCAAGAAATTCTTGCGAAAACGGATCAAAACTTGTATATTCCGATTTACGGCGGGGCAGAATCATTAAATGTTGCAGTTGCAGCAGGGGTTTTAACGTATTATTTGCAAAGCCCAGTTGCGAACAAATAA
- the sspI gene encoding small acid-soluble spore protein SspI translates to MSFNLRGAVLANVSGNSQDQLQETIVDAIQSGEEKMLPGLGVLFEVIWKNADENEKHEMLETLEQGLKK, encoded by the coding sequence ATGAGTTTTAATTTACGCGGTGCTGTATTAGCAAATGTATCTGGAAATTCACAAGACCAATTACAAGAGACAATTGTCGATGCAATTCAAAGCGGTGAAGAAAAAATGCTTCCAGGTCTTGGTGTTTTATTCGAAGTCATTTGGAAAAATGCTGATGAAAATGAAAAGCATGAAATGTTAGAAACGTTAGAGCAAGGATTAAAAAAATAA
- a CDS encoding HD domain-containing protein yields MHRITLEQIFKHHITQKYVNRSGMVHAIAVAYHAFHLAKKHHASVDAATKAGFLHDIGHHTWYSEGEWDYDLYKKNDIHAIKGAERAHKLLIRLGEHPKLAKEISIAILLHTDSFLVQQEIERTSLQNIIKWADEADEEPGGAHHYRTISYEKALKAIQQLDRLVERELQIEQSKSNNKAEHSYQ; encoded by the coding sequence ATGCACCGTATTACGCTTGAACAAATTTTTAAACACCATATTACACAAAAATACGTAAATCGTTCTGGGATGGTCCACGCGATTGCTGTCGCTTACCATGCGTTTCACTTAGCTAAAAAGCATCACGCCTCAGTCGATGCTGCAACAAAAGCTGGTTTCCTTCATGATATCGGACATCACACATGGTACAGTGAGGGAGAATGGGACTATGACTTGTATAAAAAGAATGATATACATGCAATTAAAGGAGCAGAAAGAGCTCATAAATTGCTTATTAGATTAGGAGAACATCCGAAACTAGCAAAAGAAATTTCTATCGCGATTCTTCTTCATACAGATTCTTTCTTAGTACAGCAAGAAATTGAAAGGACATCTCTTCAAAACATTATTAAATGGGCAGACGAAGCAGATGAAGAGCCGGGCGGAGCGCACCATTATAGAACGATTTCTTATGAAAAAGCACTTAAAGCTATTCAGCAGTTAGACCGATTGGTAGAACGTGAATTACAAATAGAGCAATCAAAATCGAACAATAAGGCAGAACATAGTTATCAATGA
- a CDS encoding CPBP family intramembrane glutamic endopeptidase produces MQPATQLSNEQKYSMSWGQFISSVLFAFFGTGLITVFLAMPLTIYTAGLTDKKQIALYESIVNTASIVLQLAVLLFFIFKFEPAKKLLLKSFNFKVLKEWRTYVYFLLFFVINIILNYILLHYVFQDATKQQSSALSLDVFKQYQILLLLSFAILTPIFEELIFRGFILRFFSERFPFWIAAVLTSLFFGIAHTYSLGVMIITFFTGLLMAILCKKTKSIIPAMLFHIMNNMLAFLS; encoded by the coding sequence ATGCAACCCGCTACACAACTTTCTAATGAACAGAAATACTCTATGTCATGGGGACAATTTATTAGCTCCGTTTTATTCGCTTTTTTCGGAACCGGACTTATTACTGTGTTCCTCGCAATGCCATTAACAATTTATACAGCAGGTCTTACAGATAAAAAACAAATTGCCTTATATGAATCTATCGTAAACACTGCAAGTATCGTATTACAACTAGCCGTTTTGTTATTCTTCATTTTTAAATTTGAACCCGCAAAAAAATTACTACTAAAATCATTTAACTTTAAAGTACTTAAAGAATGGCGTACATACGTATACTTTCTTCTTTTCTTCGTTATAAACATCATACTCAATTACATCTTGTTACATTATGTGTTCCAAGACGCAACAAAGCAGCAATCTTCCGCACTAAGCTTAGACGTCTTTAAGCAGTATCAAATATTATTACTTCTCAGCTTCGCAATACTTACACCAATTTTTGAAGAGCTTATTTTCCGTGGTTTTATACTTCGCTTCTTCTCAGAGCGCTTTCCATTTTGGATTGCAGCAGTTTTAACCAGTCTCTTCTTTGGTATCGCTCATACATACTCACTCGGAGTAATGATAATTACTTTCTTCACAGGATTATTAATGGCCATTTTATGTAAAAAAACAAAATCCATTATTCCAGCTATGTTATTTCATATTATGAATAACATGTTGGCATTCTTGAGTTAA
- a CDS encoding CPBP family intramembrane glutamic endopeptidase: protein MIQATQLTYPQKHPMSLSQFLFSLVFAIWGTGFLADLFIGLPTVIYTEGLTDPKQIALAKSLTTFGRHLFVLCILLILIYAYKPLRNLIVPTLNFTALKKVSTYIYIILFYGLYIVNDIFIISNLFPDAVKEQSSTLNLEMLKQYKLVLLLGTAIFVPIFEELIFRGIILHFLQQRFPFWIAALGSSFLFGIGHMYSTGVMFSMFILGLFMAILCKKTNSIIPAMLLHILNNTIALL from the coding sequence ATTATACAAGCCACACAACTAACTTACCCACAAAAGCATCCTATGTCACTCTCACAGTTTCTATTTTCGCTTGTTTTCGCGATTTGGGGAACAGGATTTCTAGCCGATCTCTTTATAGGCCTTCCTACCGTTATTTATACAGAAGGTTTAACCGATCCAAAACAAATTGCTTTAGCAAAATCACTTACTACTTTTGGGAGGCATTTATTTGTATTGTGCATTTTATTAATTTTAATTTATGCATATAAACCATTAAGAAATTTAATTGTCCCAACGCTAAACTTTACAGCATTAAAAAAAGTAAGCACATACATCTATATCATTCTTTTTTACGGACTATATATTGTTAATGACATATTTATAATTAGTAATCTTTTCCCTGATGCGGTAAAAGAGCAGTCATCCACTTTAAACCTAGAAATGTTAAAACAATACAAACTAGTATTGCTATTAGGTACCGCTATATTTGTACCTATTTTTGAAGAACTTATATTCCGTGGTATTATTCTTCACTTCCTACAACAGCGCTTCCCTTTTTGGATTGCAGCACTTGGGTCTAGCTTTCTCTTCGGAATAGGTCATATGTACTCAACTGGTGTGATGTTTAGTATGTTCATACTAGGTCTATTTATGGCTATTTTATGTAAAAAAACAAATTCCATTATTCCAGCAATGTTATTACACATACTGAATAATACCATTGCATTGTTATAG
- a CDS encoding ammonia permease, translated as MFGILTWMIVALTLMLCQFIVGIFLIIAGIKCRKSLTIIAGLISISLIVVPIICIGSGIDLEGMVPISGTLYWSFFSLAGLLAIISGRQISSIRAMGMILLITGLCSVTGYHFLYLTL; from the coding sequence GTGTTTGGAATATTAACTTGGATGATTGTAGCCCTTACTTTGATGTTATGCCAATTCATCGTTGGCATTTTTTTAATTATTGCTGGTATTAAATGTCGTAAATCACTCACTATTATAGCTGGTTTAATCAGCATATCCCTTATCGTTGTTCCTATCATTTGTATAGGTTCTGGAATAGATTTAGAGGGGATGGTTCCTATTTCAGGAACTTTATATTGGAGTTTTTTCTCTTTAGCCGGACTATTAGCTATTATAAGCGGAAGACAAATATCAAGTATTCGTGCTATGGGAATGATTTTGCTTATAACAGGGCTGTGCTCCGTAACTGGTTATCATTTTTTATATTTAACTCTTTAA
- a CDS encoding DHA2 family efflux MFS transporter permease subunit translates to MSSIAIVGYALFCIIVFFLVNRLLRKKKTNVGEEQVPAVSKIEVSKLEVEEQEKAPKQEVEISNVVELETGKQEDVKQEKEMPKKQTSMPIENVNVKAVVTVLILGMFVSILNQTIINVALPPLMNEFNVSTSTAQWLITGFMLVNGILVPISAFLVSRFTYRKLFVAAMLFFTVGSIICAISGNFTMMMTGRIIQAVGAGILMPVGMNIFMTLFPPHKRGAAMGLLGVAMILAPAIGPTVTGWVIENYSWNLMFYGMFVIGLIITFLSLKFFTLAQPVSNTKLDVFGVISSSIGLGSLLYGFSEAGNNSWTSAEVVISLVIGVIGLALFIWRELTTDNKMLDLQVFKYPVFTFTLVINAIVTMALFGGMLLLPVYLQNIRGFTPIESGLLLLPGSLIMGIMGPIAGKLFDKYGIRPLAIVGLAITTFATYEFTTLSMDTPYSVIMTDYIIRSIGMSFIMMPIMTAGMNALPMKLISHGTATQNTSRQVAGSIGTAILITLMTQQTTAHVADYGNMLTTSNPILVDKVHGMGQSLAALAGSAQAGDAMSTQLLYGQISKLSAINGINDAFLIATILAGIAWVLSFFLPSGNKPNRKAGN, encoded by the coding sequence ATGTCCTCAATTGCAATTGTAGGATATGCACTATTTTGTATAATCGTCTTCTTCCTTGTAAATCGTCTTTTACGAAAGAAAAAAACGAACGTGGGAGAAGAACAAGTCCCAGCCGTAAGTAAAATAGAAGTAAGTAAGCTAGAAGTAGAAGAGCAAGAAAAAGCACCAAAGCAAGAAGTAGAAATTTCTAATGTAGTTGAATTAGAAACAGGCAAGCAAGAAGACGTAAAACAAGAAAAAGAAATGCCGAAAAAACAAACGTCTATGCCTATAGAGAATGTAAATGTAAAAGCAGTTGTAACAGTATTAATTCTCGGTATGTTCGTTTCTATTTTAAACCAAACAATCATTAACGTTGCATTGCCTCCGTTAATGAATGAATTTAACGTATCAACTTCAACAGCACAATGGTTAATTACAGGATTTATGCTTGTAAATGGTATTTTAGTACCGATTAGTGCCTTTTTAGTTTCACGATTTACGTATCGTAAATTATTTGTAGCAGCAATGTTATTCTTTACAGTAGGATCGATCATTTGTGCTATATCAGGAAACTTCACAATGATGATGACAGGTCGTATTATTCAAGCGGTCGGTGCAGGTATTTTAATGCCGGTTGGTATGAATATTTTTATGACATTATTCCCGCCTCATAAGCGCGGAGCAGCGATGGGATTACTAGGCGTTGCAATGATTTTAGCACCAGCTATCGGACCAACTGTAACGGGCTGGGTTATTGAAAACTATAGCTGGAACTTAATGTTCTACGGAATGTTTGTAATAGGTTTAATTATTACGTTCCTATCTTTAAAATTCTTTACACTAGCTCAGCCAGTGTCTAATACGAAATTAGATGTATTTGGTGTGATTAGTTCAAGTATTGGATTAGGTAGCTTACTATATGGATTTAGTGAAGCTGGAAATAATAGTTGGACTAGTGCCGAAGTTGTTATTTCACTTGTTATCGGTGTAATTGGTTTAGCGTTATTTATTTGGAGAGAGTTAACGACAGACAATAAAATGCTGGATTTACAAGTATTTAAATATCCAGTATTTACTTTTACTTTAGTAATTAACGCAATCGTTACGATGGCATTATTCGGAGGTATGTTATTACTTCCAGTATATCTGCAAAACATTCGCGGCTTTACGCCGATTGAATCAGGTTTATTATTACTACCAGGATCATTAATTATGGGTATCATGGGACCTATTGCAGGTAAACTATTTGATAAATATGGTATTCGTCCGTTAGCGATTGTTGGATTAGCCATTACAACGTTTGCAACATATGAATTCACAACGTTATCGATGGATACACCGTATAGCGTTATTATGACGGATTATATTATACGTTCAATTGGTATGTCCTTCATTATGATGCCAATTATGACAGCTGGTATGAATGCACTGCCGATGAAATTAATTTCTCATGGTACAGCAACGCAAAATACGTCAAGACAAGTAGCTGGTTCAATTGGAACAGCGATATTAATTACACTTATGACGCAACAAACGACTGCTCACGTAGCAGATTACGGCAACATGTTAACGACGTCAAATCCAATTTTAGTTGATAAAGTACACGGTATGGGGCAAAGCTTAGCGGCCTTAGCTGGATCAGCGCAAGCAGGAGATGCGATGAGCACACAACTATTGTATGGACAAATTTCAAAGCTATCTGCAATTAACGGTATTAACGATGCCTTCTTAATTGCAACGATACTCGCAGGGATTGCTTGGGTGTTATCGTTCTTCTTACCATCAGGTAATAAGCCAAATAGAAAAGCAGGGAATTAA
- a CDS encoding HlyD family secretion protein, producing MNQFRRMVIINIITLIVLVGGGIGGYYYYNQTENYLKTDNAKIDGKVIPIASPVAGKLTDWKAEVGKNYNENDKLGAVTVAAANGEQTVDVTIPQNATVVQSNATTNAFVGAGSPIAYAFDMNNLWVTANIEETVIDDVQKGQTVDVYVDAYPDTTLTGKVEQVGLTTANTFSMLPSSNATANYTKVKQVVPVKISLDHSKSVNIVPGMNVSVRIHK from the coding sequence ATGAATCAGTTTCGAAGAATGGTAATTATCAACATTATCACATTAATTGTACTAGTTGGTGGCGGTATTGGCGGTTACTACTATTACAACCAAACGGAAAATTACTTAAAAACAGACAATGCAAAAATTGATGGAAAGGTAATTCCGATTGCTTCACCAGTAGCTGGTAAATTAACGGACTGGAAAGCTGAAGTAGGTAAGAACTACAATGAGAACGACAAATTAGGTGCTGTTACTGTAGCAGCAGCAAATGGGGAACAAACAGTAGATGTAACAATTCCGCAAAATGCAACAGTTGTACAATCAAACGCAACGACAAATGCTTTCGTTGGAGCGGGTAGCCCAATTGCTTACGCATTTGATATGAACAATTTATGGGTAACAGCAAATATTGAAGAAACAGTGATTGACGATGTTCAAAAAGGTCAAACAGTAGATGTGTATGTAGATGCATACCCAGATACAACGTTAACAGGTAAAGTAGAACAAGTTGGATTAACAACAGCAAATACATTTTCAATGTTACCATCAAGTAACGCGACAGCGAACTATACAAAAGTAAAGCAAGTTGTACCAGTTAAAATTTCTTTAGACCATAGTAAATCAGTAAATATTGTTCCTGGAATGAATGTGTCAGTTCGTATTCATAAGTAA
- a CDS encoding TetR/AcrR family transcriptional regulator: MSIKNTNDPRVKRTRQLIQDAFVALVGEKGFDDVTVQHIAERAPVNRATFYSHYHDKYDLLDKSIEEMLEKLAEVIKPKNRNKEEFQLTFDSPHPTFLALFEHIAENVNFYNVMLGDKAAGNYSYKMMKTIQTHLTLSLSISQPDDKDLMVPRDILISYVTGAHIGMIMSWLKRGMIYTPHFMAMQLTRLIILGAHTAAGLERPF; the protein is encoded by the coding sequence ATGTCTATTAAAAATACAAATGATCCACGTGTAAAGCGGACGAGACAACTCATACAGGATGCTTTTGTCGCTTTAGTAGGCGAAAAGGGATTTGACGATGTAACTGTTCAACATATCGCAGAACGTGCTCCTGTAAATCGCGCTACGTTTTATAGCCATTACCATGATAAATATGACCTATTAGACAAAAGCATCGAAGAAATGTTAGAGAAATTAGCAGAAGTTATTAAACCCAAAAATAGAAATAAAGAAGAGTTTCAACTTACATTTGATTCACCACATCCGACATTTTTGGCTTTGTTCGAACATATCGCAGAAAATGTGAACTTCTATAACGTTATGCTTGGTGATAAAGCTGCCGGAAACTACTCTTATAAAATGATGAAAACAATACAAACTCATTTAACATTAAGCCTATCTATTTCACAGCCAGATGATAAAGACCTTATGGTTCCTCGTGATATTTTAATTAGTTATGTGACAGGAGCTCATATCGGGATGATTATGTCATGGTTAAAAAGAGGGATGATTTATACCCCACATTTTATGGCCATGCAATTAACTCGTTTAATTATTTTAGGTGCTCATACTGCAGCTGGATTAGAAAGACCTTTTTAA